The Nostoc commune NIES-4072 genome includes a window with the following:
- a CDS encoding DUF3859 domain-containing protein translates to MNQRLTTEQLTQIVAEVGNLQTRKEAEIEPEQVKQILQELGLPPDLLDEALVQVQRRQVLKVQEKRNRTIAIGVIAAIAIVIMGTLFSIQQHNSTLERVSTQRNRITLTQDDGSDLRNISRQNSPEVFYRVTLKDAPIGQKLDLTCNWINPNGEIVKQNRYQTREIDKSIWDTQCRYIIGSASTPGKWKAQIFLQGRQLSETEFEVK, encoded by the coding sequence ATGAACCAGAGACTAACTACAGAGCAACTAACGCAAATCGTCGCTGAAGTCGGAAACCTGCAAACACGAAAAGAAGCAGAAATTGAACCCGAACAAGTCAAGCAAATTTTACAGGAATTAGGTTTACCACCGGATTTGCTAGATGAAGCGCTGGTTCAAGTGCAGCGTCGGCAAGTTTTGAAAGTACAGGAAAAACGTAATCGGACAATTGCTATTGGGGTCATTGCTGCTATAGCGATCGTCATTATGGGTACTTTATTTAGTATTCAACAGCATAATTCTACTCTTGAACGGGTTTCTACTCAAAGAAACCGGATTACTCTCACTCAAGATGATGGTAGTGACCTGAGAAATATCTCACGCCAGAACAGCCCAGAAGTCTTTTATCGTGTGACCTTAAAAGATGCACCCATAGGTCAAAAGCTAGATTTAACATGCAATTGGATTAATCCTAATGGTGAAATTGTCAAGCAAAATCGCTATCAAACCCGTGAAATTGACAAATCCATCTGGGATACTCAGTGCCGTTATATCATCGGTTCTGCATCGACTCCAGGTAAGTGGAAGGCGCAAATATTTCTCCAAGGTCGCCAACTTAGCGAAACAGAATTTGAAGTGAAATAG
- a CDS encoding caspase family protein: MSNIKRRHLLQFSASTLATLGLSQLNIMQQGERMAQVLAQSPPRKLALLVGINEYSGTISALKGCVNDVMLQKELLIYRFGFKSEDIRILTDKQATRQGILTAFEEHLIKQAKPGDVVVFHFSGHGSRVEDRDRDSPDGFNSTFVPIDSQLPPGYPVVGGAVQDIMGHTLFLLMSALKTDNITVVLDSCHSGGGTRGNLRVRSRDGSSLLQPSQAELDYQQQWLKKLGLSQQQFIERRRKGVAKGVVIASAKREQYAADAAFDDFYAGAFTYLLTQYLWQQSGNEPVNRAIINVARSTKILAREQGNFQDPQLETNFSKENTNAPIYFSSFSALPAEAVVTQVNGDQVKLWLGGIDSQRLEAFKKDMILTVLDPKGGERGLVKLGDRQGLIANGKLLTTARAQIPIQPGTLLQERIRSIPNSLTLKIGLDNSLDKNTTQQATQALRVINRIEPKSLGTLEVQYIFGRMTEAKHQQLQKQLIVNLPTVGSYGLFLPSQDQIVPASFGKNNETVTEAVKRLQPKLKSLLAARTVKQIMGNTNTSQIAVTASMNIANNNELLAETFTIRGAVNKQTGETNKPVPAQPINYSDSGIAKLPIGTEITFQIANNESSSLYVSILVIDAQGEMTVIFPNNWSASEDAALIEAKQKRVIPQVDDGFKLTIGDPLGISEALIVASTTPLRTSLKALQTIAKSRGLENRSAPVAIPNEVLDITNSLLYDLDAGTRGAINVEGIALPDGVRGIDTKKLAAMAIAFEVVAATSS, from the coding sequence ATGTCTAACATTAAACGTCGTCATCTTCTCCAATTTTCCGCTTCCACTCTCGCAACATTGGGTTTAAGCCAGTTGAATATTATGCAGCAGGGCGAACGCATGGCCCAAGTCCTCGCCCAAAGTCCACCCCGTAAACTAGCGCTACTGGTGGGCATCAATGAGTATTCTGGTACAATTTCAGCTTTAAAAGGTTGTGTAAATGACGTAATGTTGCAGAAAGAATTATTAATTTACCGCTTTGGCTTTAAATCAGAAGATATCCGCATCTTGACCGATAAACAAGCTACCCGTCAAGGTATTCTCACAGCCTTTGAAGAACATTTGATTAAACAAGCGAAACCTGGAGATGTAGTAGTATTTCACTTTTCCGGGCATGGTTCACGGGTAGAAGATCGCGATCGCGATTCCCCAGATGGATTCAACAGCACTTTTGTACCCATAGATAGCCAATTACCGCCAGGATATCCGGTTGTTGGTGGCGCAGTCCAAGACATTATGGGACACACGCTGTTTTTATTGATGTCTGCACTGAAAACAGACAACATTACAGTTGTGTTAGATAGCTGTCATTCTGGAGGTGGGACACGGGGAAATTTGCGGGTGCGATCGCGTGATGGTAGTTCACTCCTCCAACCGAGTCAAGCGGAACTCGATTATCAGCAACAATGGTTAAAAAAACTCGGACTTTCACAACAACAATTTATCGAACGCCGCAGAAAAGGAGTTGCTAAGGGAGTGGTCATTGCCAGCGCCAAACGTGAACAATACGCCGCCGATGCAGCTTTTGATGACTTTTATGCCGGAGCCTTTACCTACTTATTAACTCAATATCTATGGCAGCAAAGTGGCAATGAACCTGTGAATAGAGCGATCATCAATGTAGCTCGGAGTACAAAAATTCTAGCTAGAGAGCAAGGAAACTTTCAAGATCCACAATTAGAAACAAACTTTAGCAAAGAAAATACCAACGCACCGATCTATTTCTCTTCCTTTTCGGCTCTCCCAGCAGAGGCTGTGGTCACTCAAGTCAACGGAGACCAAGTGAAATTGTGGCTCGGCGGCATAGATTCACAAAGGTTGGAAGCGTTTAAAAAAGATATGATTTTAACCGTCTTAGATCCTAAAGGCGGTGAAAGAGGATTGGTAAAGTTAGGTGATCGCCAAGGATTAATTGCCAATGGTAAACTACTAACGACTGCCAGGGCACAAATCCCAATCCAACCAGGAACTCTATTACAAGAACGTATCCGCAGCATTCCCAACAGTTTAACTTTAAAAATTGGACTAGATAACTCCTTAGATAAGAATACTACCCAGCAGGCAACACAAGCATTACGAGTAATCAATCGCATTGAACCCAAATCCTTGGGAACTTTGGAGGTGCAATATATTTTTGGGCGCATGACTGAGGCAAAACATCAACAATTACAGAAACAACTAATAGTTAATCTCCCCACCGTAGGTAGTTATGGTTTATTTTTACCCAGTCAAGACCAAATAGTTCCGGCCTCTTTTGGTAAGAATAACGAAACAGTAACTGAGGCAGTAAAGCGGTTGCAACCCAAGTTAAAATCCCTGTTAGCAGCCAGAACTGTCAAGCAAATAATGGGAAATACTAACACCTCCCAGATTGCAGTCACCGCATCGATGAATATCGCCAACAATAACGAGTTACTTGCTGAAACTTTCACGATTCGCGGTGCTGTAAACAAACAAACTGGAGAGACAAATAAACCAGTGCCTGCACAACCGATCAATTATTCTGATTCTGGTATAGCCAAATTACCAATAGGAACTGAGATTACTTTCCAAATTGCAAATAACGAATCTAGTTCTCTCTACGTTAGTATTTTGGTAATTGATGCACAAGGAGAAATGACAGTCATCTTTCCCAATAATTGGTCAGCCTCAGAAGATGCAGCATTAATAGAAGCTAAACAAAAACGGGTAATTCCCCAGGTTGATGATGGATTTAAACTCACCATTGGTGACCCTTTGGGAATATCTGAAGCCCTGATTGTTGCTAGTACAACACCTCTGCGAACTTCTCTCAAAGCATTGCAAACAATTGCTAAGTCAAGGGGACTAGAAAATCGTAGTGCGCCTGTTGCCATTCCTAATGAAGTGTTAGATATTACCAATAGTTTGCTTTATGACTTAGATGCAGGGACTCGTGGCGCCATTAATGTCGAAGGGATCGCACTTCCTGATGGAGTTCGTGGTATTGATACCAAAAAACTGGCAGCAATGGCGATCGCATTTGAGGTGGTTGCTGCTACCAGTAGTTAG
- a CDS encoding DUF4351 domain-containing protein has protein sequence MTRFVHDEFAKDYLEELLKPYGEVKSSSKISGEIKEIDVLFTPLAQQNSNLEVLGLLGRFTEFPAILEPFRNAASGDEICDCIQKLLEVKALLRRDAKANKTKLQESDIPKLWVLSPTASPALLSSFNVNQKSGWLPGVYFLGDALRTAVVAIHQLPQTPETLWLRILGRGSVQSQAIVELSKLPLNHPYKQATLELVYNLRQNLRVNQNLESDDRELIMRLEPLYQQDRERAKLEGKQEGRQEGKQQGRQEGQQDLIIRQLNRRLGEIDASLIERVRGLSIEQLSILGEALLDFSVVADLEAWLNQQAG, from the coding sequence ATGACTCGATTTGTACATGACGAATTTGCCAAAGATTATCTAGAAGAACTATTAAAACCTTATGGGGAAGTAAAGTCATCATCAAAAATATCAGGAGAGATCAAAGAAATTGATGTGCTATTTACTCCTTTAGCACAGCAAAACTCTAATTTAGAAGTGCTAGGGCTACTTGGAAGATTTACAGAGTTTCCAGCAATATTAGAACCATTTCGGAATGCCGCTTCTGGTGACGAAATTTGTGATTGTATTCAAAAATTATTAGAAGTAAAAGCTCTATTGCGACGAGACGCTAAAGCGAATAAAACCAAACTTCAGGAGTCAGATATTCCGAAACTATGGGTTCTTAGTCCAACTGCATCCCCGGCACTATTATCAAGCTTTAACGTTAATCAGAAATCCGGGTGGTTGCCAGGAGTATACTTTTTAGGTGATGCTCTACGTACAGCAGTTGTTGCTATTCACCAACTACCACAAACACCGGAAACGTTGTGGTTAAGAATTCTTGGCAGGGGAAGTGTGCAGTCACAGGCAATTGTGGAATTATCAAAGCTACCATTGAATCACCCATACAAGCAAGCAACGCTAGAATTAGTTTACAACCTGCGCCAGAATTTAAGAGTCAATCAAAATTTAGAATCAGATGACAGGGAGTTAATTATGCGATTAGAACCACTTTATCAGCAAGACCGTGAAAGAGCAAAACTTGAAGGGAAACAAGAAGGGAGACAAGAAGGAAAACAACAAGGGAGACAAGAAGGACAACAGGATTTAATTATACGTCAGCTAAATCGTCGTCTTGGTGAAATTGATGCATCTTTGATTGAACGAGTTCGAGGATTATCTATTGAGCAATTGTCTATTCTAGGAGAGGCGTTATTAGATTTTTCTGTAGTGGCGGATTTAGAAGCTTGGTTGAACCAGCAAGCCGGATAA